Within Clostridia bacterium, the genomic segment GCGGTGTCTAGACTTGGCTACTGCATAGCAGAGTCCACACGAATAGTGCAACTCAGACGAGTTCGGCAGCTAGAAGGCTGCTCTGTCCACATGGCACTCAGCGGCGAGTGAATGCGGTGACCGCACTTTTCACCAGTCCGCATTCTGTCAGCCCAGAGATCAGGTCATTGACCTCCTTCTGTGCCGCTGCCTCGGCCAATTCCTGTGTTTGCGCATGTCCCCATGAAACTAATTCGTCGGGATTCTGCGTTCCGCAAATCATCCAGTAAAACCGGACGCTTTTGTGAAAGCGCTCCGCTTGAAACGACATAGTGTAGGAATTGGAATCGGCGTGAAATCCAACAGTGGCAGGAACGAGGGGACCCTTCGCTTTAACTAAAGCCATTAACTCCTATGTTACGTGGCTAGAAGTCCCCATGCAAACTACCTTTATTGCGACAGTGATTAGCGAGAGAGCAGATGATGTGGATTGTCCTTCAAAAGCAATCGTCGGGGAAAATCGATCTTGCGCTAGTCTGAGCAATAACGCTTGCGGGCTAAAGAGAGAGCATCGGGGACACCGGTTTTCGCTGAACACTCCTCTTTGTGAAGGCGATGACCCAGGCACTGGGCTATCGGAGCACGGCCATTTCCGGAAAGCGCTTCGCCACCCACATTTTTTGCAGAACCGCTCTCTTGGCTGCACATGCTCGGGTCGACTGCACTGCACACGAGAACCCGCACCGCGTGCCTTATTCGCTCGGACACGATTGCGGCTGTCTGTTTGTCCGTGAAGACCATGTCCAATGCGATGTCCCAGCCGGATTCGTGCCGAATTACTCTCATGCTTTCCACCTCCAGTGTTGCTCAACCACTTTCAGATTCGCATTCAGGTACTCGCGACGTCTGTTCAAAAGAGCTCACATACCCGTACTTCTGACGAGCAACTTAGATTGGGGTAGGCTATACTTGCCTGATTCGACAGGCAGTCAGACAGATTTTCCCAGTGGAGAATTCCAATGGCCGTCAAACCATCTGTTCCCCAAAAGAAAACGAGAAAAAGCATCAGGCGAACGCCTGTGCTTGCTGCTGCCACAACTCCCAAAGTGGTACTGCGTCCTGTTGTGAGCGAACCGGTTGCCGCATTCGATCCGCGCGTTCTGCTGGCGAAACTCTCGTCGGGTAAGTCAAGCCGGGAGTACAAAGAGGCCGAATCGATATTCTTGCAAGGTGATCCCGCGGATGCGGTGTTCTACATTCAGCGCGGCAAAGTTAAGCTCACGGTAGTCTCCAAGCGGGGCAAAGAGGCCGTTGTTGCAATCTTGGCGGAAAATAGTTTCTTTGGCGAGGGCTGTCTGGCGGGTCAACCGCTTCGCATGTCCACAGCAAATTCGGCCCAGCGGAGCACCATCCTGCGGGTGGAGAAGAAGATCATGTTAAACCTTCTCCATCAGGACCCCGAGTTCACTGAACGGTTTCTAACCTACCTGCTTTCTCGCAACATTCGCATGGAAGCGGATCTCGTGGATCACCTCTTCAACTCCAGCGAAAAGCGACTTGCCCGCCTTCTGCTGCTGCTCGCCAACTTTGGCCAGGAATCGAAACCGATACCCCTCATCGCGAAGATGAGCCAGGAAACGCTTGCGGACATGATCGGCACAACTCGTTCGCGCGTCAGTTTTTTCCTCAATCGGTTCAGGGATCTCGGCTTCATTGACTACAACGGCGAGGGCATGAACGTGCACAGTTCGCTGGTCAGCGTCGTACTCCACGACTAGATCGGGAGACGTTGGAACTCCGCTATCGTTCGAACTTTTACGTGATCAGTGCGTATCGACCTACTGTTCAATATTGCTCAGCCGCTATCCTTTGAAGTTTGTATCGTGTAATAGAGTCGTTCTGGTCTTCCGAGAGGACTCACTGGATGCAGCATGAGCAACGCATTGAAAAACCAAATACTTGTTGTCGACGATGAGCCAACCATCCGCCAGAGCATGACTATGCTGCTGGGCTCGGCGGGATACGAGGTCAGTACGGCAGAACACGGCTTCGACGCTCTGTTGCAGCTCAAGAAATCGATTCCGGACGTCATCTTGTCGGATCTCAATATGCCGCAGATGTCGGGATTCGAATTCCTCTCCATCGTTCGCCGCCGCTTTCCAGAGATTCCGGTGATTGCTATCAGCGGCGCCTATTTATCTGGCGACCAGGTACCTGGCGGAGTCATCGCCGACGCCTTCTACTCGAAGGGACAACATCACCCCGAAGAACTCTTACGCACGGTCGCGGAATTGATACGAACCACAGTTGAGCGGGCAATCAGCCGGCAACGCACATCGGCTCCCGTTTGGATACCGCGGAATGGGAAGGACTCCAGTGGAGTGCCTTTCATTGTGCTGACCTGCACCGAGTGCTTGCGGTCATTCCCATTGAGCGTCTTGCAGCAGGGCTTACAGGAAATCCAGGAAACGCACTGCCTGTTTTGCGACACCCCGGTAAGATACGTCATCGACTTCTCGATCGACGTTGCTTCTCCAACAAGGGCAGCCGGCATCTTCGACTGAGTAGCCCAGGTCTCGCTTTCGCTTTTCTTGTCTGAGCAATAATGACCAGCACAGCGAGCGATTCGACAGTATGCTCCATTGTGGTCGGCTTCAGGAGCCTGTCTATGGCTGGCAACTTTCCAGTGGCTTTCAATTCGGTAGACCTATTCAAAAGGGTCGGCGACCAAGCGACCACTTGGGACTTGCAGACTGGCGAAGACATCTTCGCGCAGGGCGATAAAGCGGATGCTATGTTCTACGTCCAGAGTGGCAATGTGAAGCTGACGATTGCGTCCCAAGGCGGCAAGAAGGCGGTGACTGCCATCCTGCGGAAGGGCGATTTCTTTGGCGAGAATTGCCTCGACAGACAGGCCGTCAGGGTCGCGACTGCGACAGCGATTCAGCACTCGACGATCTCCCGGGTCAAAAGGGCAACCATTGCTCGCATCATTCGTCAAGAACCTGCCTTTGCGAAGCTGTTTATTTCTTACCTCCTCACTCGTATTGGGCGAATCGAAGCTGGTTTTGTGGACCAGATCTTCTACTCCAGCGAAAAGCGATTGGCGAGAATCCTGTTGCTGCTGGCTGGCTTTGGGCGACAAACGAAGCCGGAAGCGGTCGTCGCAAAGGTGAACCAGGAAACACTCGCGGAAATGGTTGGCACCACGCGTTCCAGAGTGAGTTTTTTCATGAACCGATTCAGGATAAAGGGATACATAGACTACAACGGCGAACTTCGCGTGCACGAGGCTCTGCTCAAGTTTCTCCTGCAAGAGTAACCGCTGCTGGCAGGGCGGCCTGCCACCCGCAGCGAGCGGTATCGGCCGCGCGACCGTCAAGAATCCGACGTCGTAATTGGAATAAGACGACTGGGCTTGAATTATTCTCGTGGACCACTCACGGTCGAAGGGGCAAGTCGGCCCTGATCAGTAGTTCCGCTTGCCTCCAAACGCTGGGGTCGCATTCGATCTGCGTATGGCCCTTCGAGAAGACGCGGTCGTACCAAGGATACTCATTGCAGTTGTAATCGCCGGGCTCGTAGTCAAAGCGGAAATTGCCGATGATTTGCGTCCGTGTTGCATCGGCCGCGCGGATGGTCGATTGGCCGTGTAGACGTCCGTTGGTCTGGTAGAAGTTAACAGCCCGCAGGACATTAGCTGGTATCAGCGAATCGTCCTTGTGAACCTTGGCAACACTATCCACTTGAATCGTGAGAAGTACGGGAACGCCGTCGGCTTGCAGTTTACGTGCGAGCAGGATGGCTTCGGAACCTCCCCAACTGTGTCCATAGATGATGATGCGGGCATTCTGCTTTTCTGATGTCGAGAGAATGCCGTTATGGTCGGCGTCCAGGAGGGAAAGCACCCTTAGTCGAGCGGATGCCCCGTGGCGATTCTCAAAGGTTTCGACATGCACACCGGTGGGATAAGACTTGCGCAGGCTAGCTGCGAGCTGCACTTCGGCATGAACGGGATTGTTATGGTTGATGAACCCTCCGACAAATCCGATGACAATAGCCGGCGTCGCGACAGGAGCAACTTCGACTTTGGGCGCAGTCGGAGACTGTTGTTCCGCCTCAACAATGGCAACTGGTACAGGAGAGATCTGCTTCAATTCATCCACGGAAATCAGCAAACCGCGCCAGTGCCCGTCGTCCTTCTTCGTTTCTATCGACAAGGTGGTATTGGAATAAAAGTCGAGCATGTTTGCGCGCAGCTCTGGCGACGTTTTATTGAAATGTCCGCCTGACAAACGCGTCAGCAACTTTGCATAGCTCTCGTCGGTGAGCGAGTACTCCGCGGCTCTGGTGGGTGCGCCAGTATCGAGGTCACTGTTAGCCAGCACCAGTGTGCCGGCGCGCTCTTGTCGGAGAAAAGCGCGATATTGGTCAACTGTCGTATTGATGCTTTTGAAATAGAGATCTTCCGTTTGCGCAGTCGGGTTGTTAAAAGCCATGCCCTTGAATGGGCCGACCTTGGGCATGTAGCGGAGTAACGTGGATAAGATACGCGTGCCTAACCCCGGCCTTACATAGTCCTTTCCCCATTCTTTTTCGTAAGCGGAGCGCGAAAGGCGATACAGGAATTTCTGTCTCGCAAAGTTCGGCGTCTCGCGCATCAATTCCTTCTTGTGGGTTCGGAGCGCGACCTGCGTCATGTGCGGTATCAAACTACCCACGGAATAACGATAGGAGCCGATCGCGAGATCCTCGTGCGTGAGCACGTCTTTCAACTCCACTCCATAGACGATGGGGAACACTCTCTCGAGCAGTGATTTCGATACCTGGAAGCCGATGAAATCGTGGTACTGCTGAGAGGCATATCGGTTCTTCGCAACCTGCACAGTGTCGAAGCCGAACTCTGTTTTGAGGTGGGCTGGCCTGTCCTGCGCATAACGTACGGACTTGCCAAACTTCGCCATTAACTTCGGATACTGGATGGCAACAGCCTGATTGACCGCCGGGTGGCCGGCTATGTCCGAGGCGTAGTGAGACAGGGCGCCAAGCGCGAAGGCGTATTCGTTCACATCCTTGCTTTGCAACAGAAGTTCCTGCACAAAATCCCCGGTGCGAACGTAATGCACGAGGTCGCTGAACTCTCGACTGCCGAAGGGATAGTAACCAAGATCCTGAATCACAGCGCCCCCGTAGGCATAGGCATGCGCCTCCGTGACTTGGGCTTCGGTCAGCCCAGGGTAACGTTTAAGAAGCAGCGGCCGGATCTCGTCAGCCCAAAGCAAGTCCACGATTTCTTCGTGCGTAAGAACGGAATACGCGGGCGAAGTGGCGCTGAACATAAGAATCACGAGAACAAGCGACGTCGCTCGCATGGCAAGCAGGCGCCAGTTCTTGATAACGGCGAGTAACGAGTTGGAAAAGTGCAACACGGTTAGATTCGTCCAAGCAGCAGGAGAATGACGATGATTAGAAGAATGAGTCCTAATCCTCCGGTCGGGGCGTATCCCCAATTCTTACTGTGCGACCAGCGCGGCAATGCGCCAAACAATGCCAAGATCAAAATCACGATCAATATGGTTCCAAGCATGAGAACTCCTTTACGCTTTTAACAGCGGACTTCCGAAACAAGTTCCGTACCTCGCGTTTAATCCGAAATCACGCGGGGTCCAAATGGACCCCGCGCATCTGTGTGGGCGAAGTTAGAGATTGATGGTGATAGCGATACCTGGACGATCCATGTATCTGCGGTTGTACAAGTAATATCCGTCATCCACGTAATCGACGTAGACATCGTCGTTCTCGTACCAGTTGTCTCCCCAGTATTCCGGATA encodes:
- a CDS encoding response regulator, with amino-acid sequence MSNALKNQILVVDDEPTIRQSMTMLLGSAGYEVSTAEHGFDALLQLKKSIPDVILSDLNMPQMSGFEFLSIVRRRFPEIPVIAISGAYLSGDQVPGGVIADAFYSKGQHHPEELLRTVAELIRTTVERAISRQRTSAPVWIPRNGKDSSGVPFIVLTCTECLRSFPLSVLQQGLQEIQETHCLFCDTPVRYVIDFSIDVASPTRAAGIFD
- a CDS encoding Crp/Fnr family transcriptional regulator encodes the protein MAVKPSVPQKKTRKSIRRTPVLAAATTPKVVLRPVVSEPVAAFDPRVLLAKLSSGKSSREYKEAESIFLQGDPADAVFYIQRGKVKLTVVSKRGKEAVVAILAENSFFGEGCLAGQPLRMSTANSAQRSTILRVEKKIMLNLLHQDPEFTERFLTYLLSRNIRMEADLVDHLFNSSEKRLARLLLLLANFGQESKPIPLIAKMSQETLADMIGTTRSRVSFFLNRFRDLGFIDYNGEGMNVHSSLVSVVLHD
- a CDS encoding Crp/Fnr family transcriptional regulator, with the translated sequence MAGNFPVAFNSVDLFKRVGDQATTWDLQTGEDIFAQGDKADAMFYVQSGNVKLTIASQGGKKAVTAILRKGDFFGENCLDRQAVRVATATAIQHSTISRVKRATIARIIRQEPAFAKLFISYLLTRIGRIEAGFVDQIFYSSEKRLARILLLLAGFGRQTKPEAVVAKVNQETLAEMVGTTRSRVSFFMNRFRIKGYIDYNGELRVHEALLKFLLQE
- a CDS encoding zinc dependent phospholipase C family protein gives rise to the protein MLHFSNSLLAVIKNWRLLAMRATSLVLVILMFSATSPAYSVLTHEEIVDLLWADEIRPLLLKRYPGLTEAQVTEAHAYAYGGAVIQDLGYYPFGSREFSDLVHYVRTGDFVQELLLQSKDVNEYAFALGALSHYASDIAGHPAVNQAVAIQYPKLMAKFGKSVRYAQDRPAHLKTEFGFDTVQVAKNRYASQQYHDFIGFQVSKSLLERVFPIVYGVELKDVLTHEDLAIGSYRYSVGSLIPHMTQVALRTHKKELMRETPNFARQKFLYRLSRSAYEKEWGKDYVRPGLGTRILSTLLRYMPKVGPFKGMAFNNPTAQTEDLYFKSINTTVDQYRAFLRQERAGTLVLANSDLDTGAPTRAAEYSLTDESYAKLLTRLSGGHFNKTSPELRANMLDFYSNTTLSIETKKDDGHWRGLLISVDELKQISPVPVAIVEAEQQSPTAPKVEVAPVATPAIVIGFVGGFINHNNPVHAEVQLAASLRKSYPTGVHVETFENRHGASARLRVLSLLDADHNGILSTSEKQNARIIIYGHSWGGSEAILLARKLQADGVPVLLTIQVDSVAKVHKDDSLIPANVLRAVNFYQTNGRLHGQSTIRAADATRTQIIGNFRFDYEPGDYNCNEYPWYDRVFSKGHTQIECDPSVWRQAELLIRADLPLRP
- a CDS encoding DUF3309 family protein is translated as MLGTILIVILILALFGALPRWSHSKNWGYAPTGGLGLILLIIVILLLLGRI